A portion of the Bacteroidales bacterium genome contains these proteins:
- a CDS encoding dinitrogenase iron-molybdenum cofactor biosynthesis protein, whose amino-acid sequence MLKIAVPTRGNMVDSHFGHCDAYTIFSTDENKKIISSEVMPSPQGCGCKSDIAATLREKGVSVMLAGNMGDGALNVLNHHGISVYRGCSGDVKIAAESFLQGNVGDSGVGCHHHDHEAEGHQCNH is encoded by the coding sequence ATGTTGAAAATTGCGGTTCCAACAAGAGGAAACATGGTTGATAGCCATTTTGGCCATTGTGATGCTTATACGATTTTTAGCACTGATGAAAACAAGAAAATTATTAGCTCCGAAGTAATGCCCTCACCGCAAGGTTGTGGTTGCAAAAGTGATATTGCAGCCACTTTACGAGAAAAAGGAGTTAGCGTGATGCTTGCTGGAAACATGGGCGATGGTGCATTGAATGTGTTAAACCATCATGGGATTTCAGTATATCGTGGTTGTTCTGGTGATGTAAAAATAGCCGCAGAATCTTTCTTACAGGGTAATGTTGGTGATTCAGGTGTTGGCTGTCATCACCACGATCATGAAGCCGAAGGGCACCAGTGTAATCATTGA
- a CDS encoding cysteine synthase family protein, which produces MRIKGLSSLIGNTPLLAIEFKYKGQLRKLYAKAENLNMTGSIKDRMAYHILNESIKNGELKSGMPIIEATSGNTGISFSAIGRALGHPVTIFMPDWMSSERINLIKSFGATINLVSKEEGGFLGSIEAANNLAASIGGFLPRQFANNDNSEAHYLSTGPEIWWQLKYRHLKPDAFVAGVGTGGTVMGIGKFLKEQNPDIKIHPLEPANSPTLSTGYKVGKHRIQGISDEFIPAIVELDKLDSIVEVDDGDGIIMAQKLASMGIAVGISSGANFIGALKIQNELGANSVVVTVFSDDNKKYLSTDLMKQEPVKDGFYSSDIELIGFKAFKRVCHTCCNPTDCVEANYSDSEDSFKLPYCARRSN; this is translated from the coding sequence ATGAGGATTAAGGGTCTATCAAGCTTAATTGGGAACACACCATTACTAGCCATTGAATTTAAATATAAAGGTCAATTAAGAAAACTTTATGCAAAGGCTGAAAATCTTAATATGACAGGAAGCATAAAAGATAGAATGGCTTATCACATTCTAAATGAATCAATTAAAAATGGTGAATTAAAGTCTGGTATGCCTATAATTGAGGCCACAAGCGGGAATACTGGCATATCTTTTTCGGCAATAGGTAGAGCCCTTGGGCATCCTGTAACTATTTTTATGCCCGATTGGATGAGTTCGGAGAGGATTAATCTGATAAAAAGTTTTGGAGCAACAATTAATCTTGTTAGCAAAGAAGAGGGTGGTTTTCTTGGTAGTATTGAAGCAGCGAATAACCTAGCTGCATCCATTGGTGGATTTCTCCCCAGACAATTCGCAAACAATGACAATTCTGAGGCACACTATCTTTCCACTGGTCCAGAAATTTGGTGGCAACTCAAATATCGACACTTAAAACCCGACGCATTTGTTGCGGGTGTTGGTACAGGTGGAACAGTTATGGGCATTGGCAAGTTTTTAAAGGAACAGAATCCAGATATTAAAATCCACCCTTTAGAGCCTGCAAACTCTCCAACCCTTTCAACTGGATACAAAGTTGGAAAACACAGAATTCAAGGTATCTCTGATGAATTTATACCAGCCATTGTTGAACTCGATAAACTTGACTCAATTGTTGAGGTTGATGATGGTGATGGAATAATTATGGCACAAAAACTCGCCAGTATGGGGATTGCTGTAGGAATTTCCTCTGGTGCAAATTTCATTGGTGCACTAAAAATTCAGAATGAATTAGGAGCAAATTCTGTTGTTGTTACAGTTTTCTCCGATGATAATAAAAAGTACCTAAGTACTGACTTAATGAAGCAAGAACCTGTTAAAGATGGATTCTACTCCTCAGATATTGAACTTATTGGATTCAAGGCGTTTAAAAGAGTTTGTCATACCTGTTGCAATCCGACCGATTGCGTAGAGGCAAATTATTCAGACTCAGAAGATTCGTTTAAACTACCCTATTGTGCAAGAAGATCAAATTAG